From the Moraxella sp. FZFQ2102 genome, the window CCACAAATCTGAAATTTGGCTTAAGCCAAACCCGAAAGCTTAAGCTTTGCCTTGTTCAGCCAGCGTTTTCCACGCATTATCTCGCAGATACACAGGCAATGCATTGTCGGCACTCACCGCCTGCCCTTGTTGATACGCCGTCATGCCAAGCCGTGCGATATCAACCGCCGTCGGATGTACTTGCACTATTTTGGCATTATCATGCTGTACAAGCGATGCACCATCACCGACGATGACATCAGCGATTAACGGACTATCATAATCAAGCAAGCTTTCATCACCGATAATCTTACCGTCAGCATCAGTGCTCAATGCACCATGTTTGATGACAAATCGCCCCTGATAGACTTGGTTTTGGCGTGCATCCATCACTGCCGATAGCACGGTATTATCAGCAAAAGTTTCGTTTTGGCAAGCAGTATCAGCAAGAGCGGCCAAGCTTGATACACCCACACATGGCGTATCGCTAGCCACCGACAACGCCTGCACCACCGCTGTATTAATACGAATACCACTAAACGCGCCTGGCCCACGATTGAACGCAAGACAGTCTATCTGTGCTAATGACAGATTTGTCTGCATAAGTGCTTCATCCACCATCTCAAGGATAATCTCAGTCTGCCCACGATTGCCCGCGATGGTCTTGTGGTACAGCACCGTGTCATCTTGCACGATTGCCACCGAGCACTGCTCAAACACCGTATCAAATGCCATCAAAATTGCCATGACAAAAAGCTCTCAAAATCAATAAAATGATAAAACGAAAAACCGTTCGCCAAATGGAGAGCGGTTTTTCAAATCAATCACAGCTACAGCCAATCAAAAACGCTTTTTAAATTGTGGTGGCAGCTGACCGCCCAATTCTTGCATTTTTTTCTGCATTTCTTCCATGCTTGGCATATCATTTGGGTTCAAGCCCAGATCCTGCATCGATTTTTGCATCTCTGCCATGCTTGGGGCAGCGCTCGCATCACCGCCTTTATTGCCAAACAATGGGCCGCCGCCTGACATACCACGCGTCAAACCTTGCACAGCTTTCATCATCTTACCGATGCCATCTGGACGACTGATCATTTTCATCATTTTTGCCATCTGCTTGTGCTGCTTGAGCAGGCGATTGACATCTTGGATTTGGCGACCAGAACCTGCCGCGATACGACGCTTACGGCTTGGGGTAATGCGATCAGGATTTTGGCGCTCAAATGGGGTCATTGAGTGAATCAAGGCTTCCATTTCTTTGATTTTCTCTTCAGGCTTAGCTTCTGCCATCGCCTTTTGGATGTCCGCACCGCCAAGACCTGGCATTTTATCTAGAAAACCTGCCATGCCGCCAAGATTACGCATTTGTTGAAATTGGGTCAAAAGATCTTCAAGGTCGAACTCGCCGCCTTTTTGCATCTTTTTCGCCATTTTTTCGGCTTTTTCGCGGTCAAGTTTTTGTTCAACTTCTTCGACCAAACTCAGCACATCACCCATACCCAAGATACGCTGGGCGATACGCTCAGGGTGGAATAATTCAAGCGCATCTAGCTTCTCACCGCGACCCAAGAACTTAATCGGCTTACCGGTAATCGCACGCACTGACAATGCCGCACCACCACGGGCATCGCCATCAGTCTTGGTCAAGATTACACCTGTCAAAGGCAGTGCATCATTGAATGCTTTAGCGGTATTTGCCGCATCTTGACCTGTCATCGCATCGACGACGAACAGCGTCTCAACAGGATTGACCGCCGCGGCAAGCTCTTTAATCTCGTCCATCATCTCATCGTCGATGTGCAAGCGACCTGCGGTATCGATGATGAGAATATCTTGATATTGTAATTTCGCTTCGTTAATCGCACGATGCGCGATGTCGATCGGCTTTTCATCACTGCTTGATGGCACAAAGCTTGCCTTAACCTGCCCTGCCACCTGCTCAAGCTGCTTGATCGCTGCAGGACGATAGACATCGGCAGAGACTAGCATGACTTTTTTATTTTGTTTTTCTTGCAAAAACTTAGCAAGCTTACCTGCTGTCGTCGTCTTACCCGCACCTTGCAGACCTGCCAGCAGATACACCATCGGCGGCTTGCCAGTCATCTCAAGCGTCTGATTGGCGCTGCCCATCATCTCAGTCAGCTCATCATAGACGATTTTGACAAAAGCTTGACCAGGTGCAAGCTCTTTTAGGACATCTTGACCCAAAGCCTGCTCTTTGACCTTGGCGACAAAATCTCGCGCCACAGGCAGTGCCACATCCGCTTCTAGTAGCGCCATACGCACTTCGCGCAGTGTGTCTTTGATGTTATCTTCGGTCAGCTGACCTGTGCCTGCGATATTACGCAGACTGCCCGAAAGTCGTTCTGTTAAGGTATCAAACATTGCTTTTCCAATCTTTTCAATGGGCAAGGTTGTGTGTCTTGCCAAAACTAGTGCTACAAATAAACGCTATTTTATGCTAAATTAGGCAAATATTCCAATTTAATTGCACAAATCTTGTCAATATCCACAAATTTTTGTCTTTTTTGCCAATTTTACCCATAAAACCACAGGCAAATCGGCAAGCTTTGCATCATTTGACAAGACTCAAGGGGTCACTGTGCTTTTTATATACCTATCGTGTGTGGCGGTGTATGCAGCGGCAAGCATCTATTTACTTGCTTGTCTTGCCAAAGACCGTCCGATTGCCAAAGTCAGCTTGCTAAGCCTGCTTATTATCGCGCTTATCTTGCATGGCGCTGTGCTGTATCCTGAAATTGTGACAAACTATGGGCTGAATTTTAATCTATT encodes:
- the tsaB gene encoding tRNA (adenosine(37)-N6)-threonylcarbamoyltransferase complex dimerization subunit type 1 TsaB, whose protein sequence is MAILMAFDTVFEQCSVAIVQDDTVLYHKTIAGNRGQTEIILEMVDEALMQTNLSLAQIDCLAFNRGPGAFSGIRINTAVVQALSVASDTPCVGVSSLAALADTACQNETFADNTVLSAVMDARQNQVYQGRFVIKHGALSTDADGKIIGDESLLDYDSPLIADVIVGDGASLVQHDNAKIVQVHPTAVDIARLGMTAYQQGQAVSADNALPVYLRDNAWKTLAEQGKA
- the ffh gene encoding signal recognition particle protein, which produces MFDTLTERLSGSLRNIAGTGQLTEDNIKDTLREVRMALLEADVALPVARDFVAKVKEQALGQDVLKELAPGQAFVKIVYDELTEMMGSANQTLEMTGKPPMVYLLAGLQGAGKTTTAGKLAKFLQEKQNKKVMLVSADVYRPAAIKQLEQVAGQVKASFVPSSSDEKPIDIAHRAINEAKLQYQDILIIDTAGRLHIDDEMMDEIKELAAAVNPVETLFVVDAMTGQDAANTAKAFNDALPLTGVILTKTDGDARGGAALSVRAITGKPIKFLGRGEKLDALELFHPERIAQRILGMGDVLSLVEEVEQKLDREKAEKMAKKMQKGGEFDLEDLLTQFQQMRNLGGMAGFLDKMPGLGGADIQKAMAEAKPEEKIKEMEALIHSMTPFERQNPDRITPSRKRRIAAGSGRQIQDVNRLLKQHKQMAKMMKMISRPDGIGKMMKAVQGLTRGMSGGGPLFGNKGGDASAAPSMAEMQKSMQDLGLNPNDMPSMEEMQKKMQELGGQLPPQFKKRF